Proteins encoded within one genomic window of Mya arenaria isolate MELC-2E11 chromosome 13, ASM2691426v1:
- the LOC128212822 gene encoding voltage-dependent calcium channel subunit alpha-2/delta-3-like isoform X1: MWCFCVILLFANFGDGKFPGEEKYEVGTLEGDVQNWAVLIENYILQLAYEGINQHYTQGYLDSAMYQPHTKNGEEIVRVVKDNLANYFEQKKTAAEKLMRQVQKLYDEFVQTNGSANVDRLLDLPKHIYADSDIPERLPPNRKFNPYFKQQVSWEQSSVKIADEVPRDDPGTIDTVYFTTMLDSLFKENQKADPTLRWQYFGSTTGMVREYPGREWSTNFAGFYNDYDPRVRPWYIAATSGPKDVVIILDCSDSMKGEKFSIAKAVAKTVINTLTKQDYVNVICARASYWDEVGKWHFYQTTVVSCEQKHMVPATIAHRKDLIKNIQDLKPGGTSELEAGFDRAFDLLKSNPRTGCQSVIVFATDGQDTDGEDVRCGPGYYTRSGYVPGPVCRYNWTKVWTIADAKNAYLSPQTRIFSYLIKEDAEKFPGKLACSHGGSLLKLTTGENLISQMSNYFEFLSTNAETTKALWTSPYLDAWGLGIMVTHAIPVISKITKRTIGVVGIDATLDKLENFLTKHQWGTVYSFLINNQGETIFHPKLKPSTNLLEDPIFIPIEKLEQNQRKNNEPLEFSLIVQDMKLGKEGSLRIDKAVDGKPRTYYYAGLNNSEYSFAYSIADTDMEFLRSQEPTNRTIYKTSYFNLLKEYNSSLARSLLPLGTFEEIEVKENEPKYPGLRITDKYSTIFLAPMSYCDPIEYIYDDNLDRKTVEAHKWINSYEPDVGCEKGEQKFEQGVRADVLITQPIEEIWKSRKFESLSQIKWTNVGLRSGVFRTYPGHRSRRTYDPTKRPWYRRTSAAPHQISISTPYMDAAGVGKINTISQAVFEGMKVKTEEECSNFSLTGPWPGGCKCNVDEDCIIKVCYLSHAEDANDHRRCATERVEAVTGLDILYDDFQNKTMDSMEASDFKKSCGLLYDCPDGEPGCSTRCYLFDSNAYLIMDPDFLTASDLDESKYERVQLGKKEGEVMKDLIYKHAFIRRTERLDFQGSCRITPEEPKVTLEGIPKNPEEQDDYIRNKGPIPKFNSEFGCIQDVVGYSVNETALGPSLMVTGNVSGPCMSGFYYVTTLPKTNLYLLVIENWKPYRQSLFYNFNCMITRSLVNSGAYRIINGTCQHQEASTLTLANQNKCPTLRNLRLPCSFNAGYRAAGGAALLLQLVIGYFFIT, from the exons ATGTGGTGTTTCTGCGTGATATTGCTGTTTGCCAATTTCGGTGATGGAAAATTCCCTGGGGAGGAAAAATATGAAGTAGGAACATTGGAAGGGGATGTGCAAAACTGGGCGGTCCTCATTGAGAACTACATCCTCCAG TTGGCGTATGAGGGTATCAACCAGCACTACACACAGGGGTACCTGGACAGCGCCATGTATCAGCCTCATACCAAGAATGGGGAGGAAATTGTACGTGTCGTCAAGGATAACCTTGCTAACtattttgaacagaaaaaaacagcTGCAGAG AAGTTGATGCGTCAGGTGCAGAAGCTGTATGATGAGTTTGTGCAGACCAATGGCAGTGCCAATGTGGACCGCTTACTTGACCTCCCGAAACACATCTATGCGGACTCCGATATCCCGGAACGCTTGCCTCCCAATAGAAAATTCAACCC ATATTTCAAGCAGCAGGTGAGCTGGGAGCAGTCGTCTGTGAAGATCGCTGACGAGGTACCACGCGATGACCCCGGCACCATCGACACAGTCTACTTCACCACAATGCTTGATAGTCTCTTCAAGGAAAACCAAAAGGCCGACCCCACGCTCAG GTGGCAGTATTTTGGTTCTACAACAGGCATGGTTCGTGAGTACCCAGGGCGGGAATGGTCAACCAACTTTGCAGGCTTCTACAACGACTACGACCCACGAGTGAGGCCCTGGTACATCGCAGCCACCAGTGGACCCAAGGATGTAGTCATTATTCTCGACTGCAG TGATTCCATGAAGGGCGAGAAGTTCAGCATTGCGAAGGCCGTGGCCAAGACAGTTATCAACACACTGACCAAACAAGACTATGTGAACGTGATCTGTGCCCGGGCTAGTTACTGGGATGAAGTGGGAAA GTGGCACTTTTACCAGACGACAGTTGTGAGTTGTGAACAGAAGCACATGGTTCCCGCCACCATCGCACACAGGAAGGACCTCATCAAGAACATACAGGACCTCAAACCGGGGGGAACCAGCGAACTAGA GGCTGGTTTTGACCGAGCGTTTGACCTATTGAAGAGCAACCCCCGTACAGGCTGCCAGTCGGTGATTGTGTTTGCCACAGACGGCCAGGACACAGACGGGGAGGATGTGCGCTGTGGACCAG GCTACTACACAAGGAGTGGGTATGTACCAGGCCCTGTCTGTCGTTACAACTGGACCAAGGTCTGGACCATAGCTGATGCCAAAAATGCCTACCTCAGTCCACAG ACCCGGATCTTTAGCTACCTGATCAAGGAGGATGCCGAGAAGTTCCCCGGCAAGCTAGCCTGCAGCCATGGTGGAAGTCTCCTGAAGCTGACCACCGGTGAGAACCTCATCTCTCAGATGAGCAACTACTTTGAGTTCCTGTCCACGAATGCCGAGACAACCAAAGCCCTGTGGACCTCGCCCTACCTGGATGCCTGGGGCCTGGGAATTATGGTCACACATGCCATACCAGTCATTAGCAAGATCACTAAGAG GACGATTGGTGTGGTGGGTATAGACGCCACCCTTGACAAGCTGGAGAACTTTCTCACCAAGCACCAGTGGGGCACAGTCTATTCCTTCCTTATCAACAACCAGGGGGAGACAATCTTCCACCCAAAACTCAAACCCAGCACTAAC CTACTGGAGGACCCCATATTTATTCCCATAGAAAAGTTGGAGCAAAACCAGCGAAAAAATAATGAACCACTTGAGTTCTCCCTGATTGTACAGGACATGAAACTGGGGAAGGAGGGATCTCTGAGAATAGACAAGGCTGTTGATGGCAAGCCTAGG ACATACTACTATGCTGGCCTGAACAACTCGGAGTATTCATTTGCTTACAGCATCGCTGACACAGACATG GAGTTTCTCCGATCCCAAGAGCCAACCAACCGGACAATATACAAGACAAGCTACTTCAACCTGCTGAAGGAGTACAACAGTTCCCTGGCCCGTTCTCTCCTGCCTCTGGGCACGTTTGAGGAGATAGAGGTTAAAGAAAATGAGCCCAAGTACCCGGGCTTGCGTATCACAGACAAATACTCCACCATTTTCCTTGCCCCCATGTCCTACTGTGACCCCATTGAGTACATATATGATGACAACCTGGACAGGAAAACTGTTGAGGCTCATAA GTGGATCAACAGTTATGAGCCTGATGTGGGATGTGAGAAAGGGGAGCAGAAGTTTGAACAGGGTGTTAG GGCAGATGTTTTAATCACCCAGCCGATTGAAGAGATATGGAAGAGTCGGAAGTTTGAGTCCCTTAGTCAGATCAAGTGGACGAACGTTGGTCTTCGCAGTGGAGTGTTCAGAACCTACCCTGGTCACAGATCTCGCCGAACTTACGACCCAACAAA GAGGCCATGGTACCGGAGGACAAGCGCTGCCCCTCACCAGATCTCAATCTCCACGCCCTACATGGATGCTGCTGGGGTTGGCAAGATCAACACCATATCACAGGCAGTCTTTGAAG GAATGAAGGTGAAGACTGAGGAAGAATGTTCCAACTTCTCACTGACAGGACCATGGCCGGGGGGCTGCAAGTGTAATGTAGATGAGGACTGTATCATAA AGGTTTGTTACCTGAGCCATGCGGAGGATGCAAACGATCACCGTCGGTGTGCAACGGAGCGTGTGGAGGCCGTGACGGGCCTGGACATTCTGTATGATGACTTCCAGAACAAGACCATGGACAGCATGGAGGCTTCAGACTTCAAGAAGTCCTGTGGCCTGTTGTATGATTGCCCGGATGGGGAGCCTGGCTGTTCCACTag GTGTTACCTGTTTGACTCCAACGCGTACCTGATAATGGACCCTGACTTCCTGACTGCCAGTGACCTTGATGAGAGCAAGTATGAGCGTGTTCAGCTGGGCAAAAAGGAGGGTGAGGTGATGAAGGACCTCATATACAAACATGCATTCATTCGCCGAACTGAGAGGCTAGATTTCCAGGGCTCTTGTAGGATCACGCCTGAGGAACCCAAG GTGACTCTGGAGGGCATCCCTAAGAACCCAGAGGAGCAGGATGACTATATCCGTAACAAGGGCCCGATACCCAAGTTCAACAGCGAGTTTGGCTGTATACAGGATGTTGTTGGATACTCGGTCAATGAGACTGCTTTAG GTCCTAGCCTTATGGTGACGGGGAACGTCTCGGGCCCGTGTATGTCAGGGTTCTACTACGTGACCACCCTGCCCAAGACCAATCTTTATCTCCTGGTCATAGAGAACTGGAAACCATACAGACAGAGCCTCTTCTATAACTTCAACTGTATGATCACTCGCAG CCTGGTGAACTCTGGAGCATACCGGATCATCAATGGTACATGCCAGCACCAGGAGGCTTCTACCCTGACATTGGCCAATCAGAACAAGTGTCCCACCCTCCGTAATCTCCGTCTACCCTGCTCCTTCAATGCAGGGTATCGGGCTGCTGGTGGGGCAGCACTACTGCTACAGCTTGTGATAGGATACTTCTTCATCACATAG
- the LOC128212822 gene encoding voltage-dependent calcium channel subunit alpha-2/delta-3-like isoform X3 has translation MCKTGRSSLRTTSSSWRMRVSTSTTHRGTWTAPCISLIPRMGRKLYVSSRITLLTILNRKKQLQRYFKQQVSWEQSSVKIADEVPRDDPGTIDTVYFTTMLDSLFKENQKADPTLRWQYFGSTTGMVREYPGREWSTNFAGFYNDYDPRVRPWYIAATSGPKDVVIILDCSDSMKGEKFSIAKAVAKTVINTLTKQDYVNVICARASYWDEVGKWHFYQTTVVSCEQKHMVPATIAHRKDLIKNIQDLKPGGTSELEAGFDRAFDLLKSNPRTGCQSVIVFATDGQDTDGEDVRCGPGYYTRSGYVPGPVCRYNWTKVWTIADAKNAYLSPQTRIFSYLIKEDAEKFPGKLACSHGGSLLKLTTGENLISQMSNYFEFLSTNAETTKALWTSPYLDAWGLGIMVTHAIPVISKITKRTIGVVGIDATLDKLENFLTKHQWGTVYSFLINNQGETIFHPKLKPSTNLLEDPIFIPIEKLEQNQRKNNEPLEFSLIVQDMKLGKEGSLRIDKAVDGKPRTYYYAGLNNSEYSFAYSIADTDMEFLRSQEPTNRTIYKTSYFNLLKEYNSSLARSLLPLGTFEEIEVKENEPKYPGLRITDKYSTIFLAPMSYCDPIEYIYDDNLDRKTVEAHKWINSYEPDVGCEKGEQKFEQGVRADVLITQPIEEIWKSRKFESLSQIKWTNVGLRSGVFRTYPGHRSRRTYDPTKRPWYRRTSAAPHQISISTPYMDAAGVGKINTISQAVFEGMKVKTEEECSNFSLTGPWPGGCKCNVDEDCIIKVCYLSHAEDANDHRRCATERVEAVTGLDILYDDFQNKTMDSMEASDFKKSCGLLYDCPDGEPGCSTRCYLFDSNAYLIMDPDFLTASDLDESKYERVQLGKKEGEVMKDLIYKHAFIRRTERLDFQGSCRITPEEPKVTLEGIPKNPEEQDDYIRNKGPIPKFNSEFGCIQDVVGYSVNETALGPSLMVTGNVSGPCMSGFYYVTTLPKTNLYLLVIENWKPYRQSLFYNFNCMITRSLVNSGAYRIINGTCQHQEASTLTLANQNKCPTLRNLRLPCSFNAGYRAAGGAALLLQLVIGYFFIT, from the exons ATGTGCAAAACTGGGCGGTCCTCATTGAGAACTACATCCTCCAG TTGGCGTATGAGGGTATCAACCAGCACTACACACAGGGGTACCTGGACAGCGCCATGTATCAGCCTCATACCAAGAATGGGGAGGAAATTGTACGTGTCGTCAAGGATAACCTTGCTAACtattttgaacagaaaaaaacagcTGCAGAG ATATTTCAAGCAGCAGGTGAGCTGGGAGCAGTCGTCTGTGAAGATCGCTGACGAGGTACCACGCGATGACCCCGGCACCATCGACACAGTCTACTTCACCACAATGCTTGATAGTCTCTTCAAGGAAAACCAAAAGGCCGACCCCACGCTCAG GTGGCAGTATTTTGGTTCTACAACAGGCATGGTTCGTGAGTACCCAGGGCGGGAATGGTCAACCAACTTTGCAGGCTTCTACAACGACTACGACCCACGAGTGAGGCCCTGGTACATCGCAGCCACCAGTGGACCCAAGGATGTAGTCATTATTCTCGACTGCAG TGATTCCATGAAGGGCGAGAAGTTCAGCATTGCGAAGGCCGTGGCCAAGACAGTTATCAACACACTGACCAAACAAGACTATGTGAACGTGATCTGTGCCCGGGCTAGTTACTGGGATGAAGTGGGAAA GTGGCACTTTTACCAGACGACAGTTGTGAGTTGTGAACAGAAGCACATGGTTCCCGCCACCATCGCACACAGGAAGGACCTCATCAAGAACATACAGGACCTCAAACCGGGGGGAACCAGCGAACTAGA GGCTGGTTTTGACCGAGCGTTTGACCTATTGAAGAGCAACCCCCGTACAGGCTGCCAGTCGGTGATTGTGTTTGCCACAGACGGCCAGGACACAGACGGGGAGGATGTGCGCTGTGGACCAG GCTACTACACAAGGAGTGGGTATGTACCAGGCCCTGTCTGTCGTTACAACTGGACCAAGGTCTGGACCATAGCTGATGCCAAAAATGCCTACCTCAGTCCACAG ACCCGGATCTTTAGCTACCTGATCAAGGAGGATGCCGAGAAGTTCCCCGGCAAGCTAGCCTGCAGCCATGGTGGAAGTCTCCTGAAGCTGACCACCGGTGAGAACCTCATCTCTCAGATGAGCAACTACTTTGAGTTCCTGTCCACGAATGCCGAGACAACCAAAGCCCTGTGGACCTCGCCCTACCTGGATGCCTGGGGCCTGGGAATTATGGTCACACATGCCATACCAGTCATTAGCAAGATCACTAAGAG GACGATTGGTGTGGTGGGTATAGACGCCACCCTTGACAAGCTGGAGAACTTTCTCACCAAGCACCAGTGGGGCACAGTCTATTCCTTCCTTATCAACAACCAGGGGGAGACAATCTTCCACCCAAAACTCAAACCCAGCACTAAC CTACTGGAGGACCCCATATTTATTCCCATAGAAAAGTTGGAGCAAAACCAGCGAAAAAATAATGAACCACTTGAGTTCTCCCTGATTGTACAGGACATGAAACTGGGGAAGGAGGGATCTCTGAGAATAGACAAGGCTGTTGATGGCAAGCCTAGG ACATACTACTATGCTGGCCTGAACAACTCGGAGTATTCATTTGCTTACAGCATCGCTGACACAGACATG GAGTTTCTCCGATCCCAAGAGCCAACCAACCGGACAATATACAAGACAAGCTACTTCAACCTGCTGAAGGAGTACAACAGTTCCCTGGCCCGTTCTCTCCTGCCTCTGGGCACGTTTGAGGAGATAGAGGTTAAAGAAAATGAGCCCAAGTACCCGGGCTTGCGTATCACAGACAAATACTCCACCATTTTCCTTGCCCCCATGTCCTACTGTGACCCCATTGAGTACATATATGATGACAACCTGGACAGGAAAACTGTTGAGGCTCATAA GTGGATCAACAGTTATGAGCCTGATGTGGGATGTGAGAAAGGGGAGCAGAAGTTTGAACAGGGTGTTAG GGCAGATGTTTTAATCACCCAGCCGATTGAAGAGATATGGAAGAGTCGGAAGTTTGAGTCCCTTAGTCAGATCAAGTGGACGAACGTTGGTCTTCGCAGTGGAGTGTTCAGAACCTACCCTGGTCACAGATCTCGCCGAACTTACGACCCAACAAA GAGGCCATGGTACCGGAGGACAAGCGCTGCCCCTCACCAGATCTCAATCTCCACGCCCTACATGGATGCTGCTGGGGTTGGCAAGATCAACACCATATCACAGGCAGTCTTTGAAG GAATGAAGGTGAAGACTGAGGAAGAATGTTCCAACTTCTCACTGACAGGACCATGGCCGGGGGGCTGCAAGTGTAATGTAGATGAGGACTGTATCATAA AGGTTTGTTACCTGAGCCATGCGGAGGATGCAAACGATCACCGTCGGTGTGCAACGGAGCGTGTGGAGGCCGTGACGGGCCTGGACATTCTGTATGATGACTTCCAGAACAAGACCATGGACAGCATGGAGGCTTCAGACTTCAAGAAGTCCTGTGGCCTGTTGTATGATTGCCCGGATGGGGAGCCTGGCTGTTCCACTag GTGTTACCTGTTTGACTCCAACGCGTACCTGATAATGGACCCTGACTTCCTGACTGCCAGTGACCTTGATGAGAGCAAGTATGAGCGTGTTCAGCTGGGCAAAAAGGAGGGTGAGGTGATGAAGGACCTCATATACAAACATGCATTCATTCGCCGAACTGAGAGGCTAGATTTCCAGGGCTCTTGTAGGATCACGCCTGAGGAACCCAAG GTGACTCTGGAGGGCATCCCTAAGAACCCAGAGGAGCAGGATGACTATATCCGTAACAAGGGCCCGATACCCAAGTTCAACAGCGAGTTTGGCTGTATACAGGATGTTGTTGGATACTCGGTCAATGAGACTGCTTTAG GTCCTAGCCTTATGGTGACGGGGAACGTCTCGGGCCCGTGTATGTCAGGGTTCTACTACGTGACCACCCTGCCCAAGACCAATCTTTATCTCCTGGTCATAGAGAACTGGAAACCATACAGACAGAGCCTCTTCTATAACTTCAACTGTATGATCACTCGCAG CCTGGTGAACTCTGGAGCATACCGGATCATCAATGGTACATGCCAGCACCAGGAGGCTTCTACCCTGACATTGGCCAATCAGAACAAGTGTCCCACCCTCCGTAATCTCCGTCTACCCTGCTCCTTCAATGCAGGGTATCGGGCTGCTGGTGGGGCAGCACTACTGCTACAGCTTGTGATAGGATACTTCTTCATCACATAG
- the LOC128212822 gene encoding voltage-dependent calcium channel subunit alpha-2/delta-3-like isoform X2, producing MWCFCVILLFANFGDGKFPGEEKYEVGTLEGDVQNWAVLIENYILQLAYEGINQHYTQGYLDSAMYQPHTKNGEEIKLMRQVQKLYDEFVQTNGSANVDRLLDLPKHIYADSDIPERLPPNRKFNPYFKQQVSWEQSSVKIADEVPRDDPGTIDTVYFTTMLDSLFKENQKADPTLRWQYFGSTTGMVREYPGREWSTNFAGFYNDYDPRVRPWYIAATSGPKDVVIILDCSDSMKGEKFSIAKAVAKTVINTLTKQDYVNVICARASYWDEVGKWHFYQTTVVSCEQKHMVPATIAHRKDLIKNIQDLKPGGTSELEAGFDRAFDLLKSNPRTGCQSVIVFATDGQDTDGEDVRCGPGYYTRSGYVPGPVCRYNWTKVWTIADAKNAYLSPQTRIFSYLIKEDAEKFPGKLACSHGGSLLKLTTGENLISQMSNYFEFLSTNAETTKALWTSPYLDAWGLGIMVTHAIPVISKITKRTIGVVGIDATLDKLENFLTKHQWGTVYSFLINNQGETIFHPKLKPSTNLLEDPIFIPIEKLEQNQRKNNEPLEFSLIVQDMKLGKEGSLRIDKAVDGKPRTYYYAGLNNSEYSFAYSIADTDMEFLRSQEPTNRTIYKTSYFNLLKEYNSSLARSLLPLGTFEEIEVKENEPKYPGLRITDKYSTIFLAPMSYCDPIEYIYDDNLDRKTVEAHKWINSYEPDVGCEKGEQKFEQGVRADVLITQPIEEIWKSRKFESLSQIKWTNVGLRSGVFRTYPGHRSRRTYDPTKRPWYRRTSAAPHQISISTPYMDAAGVGKINTISQAVFEGMKVKTEEECSNFSLTGPWPGGCKCNVDEDCIIKVCYLSHAEDANDHRRCATERVEAVTGLDILYDDFQNKTMDSMEASDFKKSCGLLYDCPDGEPGCSTRCYLFDSNAYLIMDPDFLTASDLDESKYERVQLGKKEGEVMKDLIYKHAFIRRTERLDFQGSCRITPEEPKVTLEGIPKNPEEQDDYIRNKGPIPKFNSEFGCIQDVVGYSVNETALGPSLMVTGNVSGPCMSGFYYVTTLPKTNLYLLVIENWKPYRQSLFYNFNCMITRSLVNSGAYRIINGTCQHQEASTLTLANQNKCPTLRNLRLPCSFNAGYRAAGGAALLLQLVIGYFFIT from the exons ATGTGGTGTTTCTGCGTGATATTGCTGTTTGCCAATTTCGGTGATGGAAAATTCCCTGGGGAGGAAAAATATGAAGTAGGAACATTGGAAGGGGATGTGCAAAACTGGGCGGTCCTCATTGAGAACTACATCCTCCAG TTGGCGTATGAGGGTATCAACCAGCACTACACACAGGGGTACCTGGACAGCGCCATGTATCAGCCTCATACCAAGAATGGGGAGGAAATT AAGTTGATGCGTCAGGTGCAGAAGCTGTATGATGAGTTTGTGCAGACCAATGGCAGTGCCAATGTGGACCGCTTACTTGACCTCCCGAAACACATCTATGCGGACTCCGATATCCCGGAACGCTTGCCTCCCAATAGAAAATTCAACCC ATATTTCAAGCAGCAGGTGAGCTGGGAGCAGTCGTCTGTGAAGATCGCTGACGAGGTACCACGCGATGACCCCGGCACCATCGACACAGTCTACTTCACCACAATGCTTGATAGTCTCTTCAAGGAAAACCAAAAGGCCGACCCCACGCTCAG GTGGCAGTATTTTGGTTCTACAACAGGCATGGTTCGTGAGTACCCAGGGCGGGAATGGTCAACCAACTTTGCAGGCTTCTACAACGACTACGACCCACGAGTGAGGCCCTGGTACATCGCAGCCACCAGTGGACCCAAGGATGTAGTCATTATTCTCGACTGCAG TGATTCCATGAAGGGCGAGAAGTTCAGCATTGCGAAGGCCGTGGCCAAGACAGTTATCAACACACTGACCAAACAAGACTATGTGAACGTGATCTGTGCCCGGGCTAGTTACTGGGATGAAGTGGGAAA GTGGCACTTTTACCAGACGACAGTTGTGAGTTGTGAACAGAAGCACATGGTTCCCGCCACCATCGCACACAGGAAGGACCTCATCAAGAACATACAGGACCTCAAACCGGGGGGAACCAGCGAACTAGA GGCTGGTTTTGACCGAGCGTTTGACCTATTGAAGAGCAACCCCCGTACAGGCTGCCAGTCGGTGATTGTGTTTGCCACAGACGGCCAGGACACAGACGGGGAGGATGTGCGCTGTGGACCAG GCTACTACACAAGGAGTGGGTATGTACCAGGCCCTGTCTGTCGTTACAACTGGACCAAGGTCTGGACCATAGCTGATGCCAAAAATGCCTACCTCAGTCCACAG ACCCGGATCTTTAGCTACCTGATCAAGGAGGATGCCGAGAAGTTCCCCGGCAAGCTAGCCTGCAGCCATGGTGGAAGTCTCCTGAAGCTGACCACCGGTGAGAACCTCATCTCTCAGATGAGCAACTACTTTGAGTTCCTGTCCACGAATGCCGAGACAACCAAAGCCCTGTGGACCTCGCCCTACCTGGATGCCTGGGGCCTGGGAATTATGGTCACACATGCCATACCAGTCATTAGCAAGATCACTAAGAG GACGATTGGTGTGGTGGGTATAGACGCCACCCTTGACAAGCTGGAGAACTTTCTCACCAAGCACCAGTGGGGCACAGTCTATTCCTTCCTTATCAACAACCAGGGGGAGACAATCTTCCACCCAAAACTCAAACCCAGCACTAAC CTACTGGAGGACCCCATATTTATTCCCATAGAAAAGTTGGAGCAAAACCAGCGAAAAAATAATGAACCACTTGAGTTCTCCCTGATTGTACAGGACATGAAACTGGGGAAGGAGGGATCTCTGAGAATAGACAAGGCTGTTGATGGCAAGCCTAGG ACATACTACTATGCTGGCCTGAACAACTCGGAGTATTCATTTGCTTACAGCATCGCTGACACAGACATG GAGTTTCTCCGATCCCAAGAGCCAACCAACCGGACAATATACAAGACAAGCTACTTCAACCTGCTGAAGGAGTACAACAGTTCCCTGGCCCGTTCTCTCCTGCCTCTGGGCACGTTTGAGGAGATAGAGGTTAAAGAAAATGAGCCCAAGTACCCGGGCTTGCGTATCACAGACAAATACTCCACCATTTTCCTTGCCCCCATGTCCTACTGTGACCCCATTGAGTACATATATGATGACAACCTGGACAGGAAAACTGTTGAGGCTCATAA GTGGATCAACAGTTATGAGCCTGATGTGGGATGTGAGAAAGGGGAGCAGAAGTTTGAACAGGGTGTTAG GGCAGATGTTTTAATCACCCAGCCGATTGAAGAGATATGGAAGAGTCGGAAGTTTGAGTCCCTTAGTCAGATCAAGTGGACGAACGTTGGTCTTCGCAGTGGAGTGTTCAGAACCTACCCTGGTCACAGATCTCGCCGAACTTACGACCCAACAAA GAGGCCATGGTACCGGAGGACAAGCGCTGCCCCTCACCAGATCTCAATCTCCACGCCCTACATGGATGCTGCTGGGGTTGGCAAGATCAACACCATATCACAGGCAGTCTTTGAAG GAATGAAGGTGAAGACTGAGGAAGAATGTTCCAACTTCTCACTGACAGGACCATGGCCGGGGGGCTGCAAGTGTAATGTAGATGAGGACTGTATCATAA AGGTTTGTTACCTGAGCCATGCGGAGGATGCAAACGATCACCGTCGGTGTGCAACGGAGCGTGTGGAGGCCGTGACGGGCCTGGACATTCTGTATGATGACTTCCAGAACAAGACCATGGACAGCATGGAGGCTTCAGACTTCAAGAAGTCCTGTGGCCTGTTGTATGATTGCCCGGATGGGGAGCCTGGCTGTTCCACTag GTGTTACCTGTTTGACTCCAACGCGTACCTGATAATGGACCCTGACTTCCTGACTGCCAGTGACCTTGATGAGAGCAAGTATGAGCGTGTTCAGCTGGGCAAAAAGGAGGGTGAGGTGATGAAGGACCTCATATACAAACATGCATTCATTCGCCGAACTGAGAGGCTAGATTTCCAGGGCTCTTGTAGGATCACGCCTGAGGAACCCAAG GTGACTCTGGAGGGCATCCCTAAGAACCCAGAGGAGCAGGATGACTATATCCGTAACAAGGGCCCGATACCCAAGTTCAACAGCGAGTTTGGCTGTATACAGGATGTTGTTGGATACTCGGTCAATGAGACTGCTTTAG GTCCTAGCCTTATGGTGACGGGGAACGTCTCGGGCCCGTGTATGTCAGGGTTCTACTACGTGACCACCCTGCCCAAGACCAATCTTTATCTCCTGGTCATAGAGAACTGGAAACCATACAGACAGAGCCTCTTCTATAACTTCAACTGTATGATCACTCGCAG CCTGGTGAACTCTGGAGCATACCGGATCATCAATGGTACATGCCAGCACCAGGAGGCTTCTACCCTGACATTGGCCAATCAGAACAAGTGTCCCACCCTCCGTAATCTCCGTCTACCCTGCTCCTTCAATGCAGGGTATCGGGCTGCTGGTGGGGCAGCACTACTGCTACAGCTTGTGATAGGATACTTCTTCATCACATAG